Part of the Paenibacillus guangzhouensis genome is shown below.
AAGAGAGAATTTCATCAAATATACTGGCCAGCCGACTTGCTCATTTAGAGTTGAAAGGCATTCTCGTTAAAAAAACCCACGCTACAGATAAGCGCAAAGAGGTTTATTTTCTTACAAACAAAGGACTGGATTTAATACCAATATTGCTTGAGTTAGCCGGTTGGGGCGCCCAGTACGACCCCGAGACCGATGCGCCACAGAATTGGATTTCCGCGGTGAAAGCCGATCGAGAATCGATGATAAAACTTATTCGCGATACTGTTCGCAACGGCGGGTCCATTTTTTCTGGTCCCGATAGTGTTGTCAGTAAATTAGCTATCACTTAAAGGAAACGATTGTGAAGTGAACAAGAGCAGGTGCTGTGGCGGCATACAGATTGATAGAATATTTCAAAAGGACCATTCTTTGGTCCTTTCTGATTGTTCTAACGGGACACGATAGCTTAATAAATAACTAAAACACGGCTGCTGGCATCGATCGGCAGCCGTGTTGCGCTAGCGGGCAGATTTATATAGCTATGTATTAAAAGGAATTCATTTATTTACATCGAACAAACAATGATAATGAAAGAGCTAATAAAAAGGGGTGAACAAATGAATAAAGAAATTATTATTAATGAGAAATTAAGTATAATCGAATGGTCAAATTCTTTGAAAAACATATCAAATGAACTGTGGTTCAAGGCATTTCATGATGGATCATGGGGCACTGCTGACGTCATATCCCATTTTATATCCTGGGACCAATTTATAATTGATAATCGGATACCATACATACTGAAAGGTGAGAGTCCTCCTAATATAAGTGTAAATGTTGAGATGATTAACAAAGGAGCAATTAACTATGCAAGATCAGGTATAATGAAAGAAGAGCTAATCAATAAGTTTATCTCTGTCCGCAAAGAGTTAGTGTCCATTATAGCTGCTATTCCAGCTGAGAAATTCAACCTGCCGTTTCCAGGAAAAGAGCATATGACTCTAAATGAATATTTTGTTGGTATGGTAAACCATGATTTAAAACACAAAGAGCAGATACTCTCTTTTTTAAAGAACGAAGAGATGAAATTCATCCTTATTCAATAATTGGGGGTATATGGTACAACCTACGCTAAAATGGATTGAGGAATTTCCTCAATCCATTTTTAAAAGTGAATCTTAAAACACGCTGCGTACTAGTCCTCCATCAATCCGGTAGGCGGAACCGTTAATGGCTGAGGAAAGAGGGCTGCTTAAGAAGGTAACAAGGTTAGCTATTTCTTCTGGCCGAATAAGCCTTTGAATGATGGATGTTGGCCGATTCTCTCTCATAAATCGTTTCTCAGTTTCTTCTACAGTCATTTTTTCATTAGGATAGAGCGTTTTTAACCAGGCCTCCACGCCTTCAGTTAATGTGGAACCAGGCATAACGGTATTGACCGTTACATTCGTTCCTTTGGCCAGCTCGGCTAGGCTCCGGGAAATCGAGAGCTGCATCGTCTTGGTTGCACTATAATGAGCCATTTCTTGCGAAGGCATGATGGCTGCCTCGCTGGCAATAAAGATGACTCGACCTTCATTATTTTTTTGAATCATTCGGTTCAGGTAGTGGCGGGAGAGCCTAACACCACTCATAATGTTGACCTCGAAGAACCTAAACCAATCTTCATCCGGAATATTGAAATATTCAGCTGCCTCGAATATGCCGAGGTTGTTAATTAAAATGTCAACGTCAGCATATTTCTCAATCACCTGTTGACATCCTTGATCTGTACCTAGATCCGCTACGACGGATTCAAGTCGAGCGCCGGCATACTGGCCTTGGATATCTTGGATCGTATTCATTACTTTTTCTTCACTGCGCCCATTAATAAGTACGTTGGCGCCTTCCGCCGCTAATGATGCGGCGATCGCTTTTCCGATTCCTGCCGTAGACCCCGTAACTAGTGCTGTTTTTCCTTGTAAATGAAGTTGCACGCTTATTCCTCCAAGTATTTTAATATGGATTTTAACCGTAATGTTATGAGTAGGTTCGACTTTTTGAAAGGAAGTCTGTATCCGCTCCCGTCACACCGCTTTGTCCCCAGTTGCCAGGGATCATTTCTCGGATGACAATAAGAACTTTATCGAGAGGCGCACGGGTGAAATTAGCGATAAGCAGAGTTAGACCATGAACCCATCTATCTTTCGTAGCTTGGTCGAATGGTTCCATATATCAATGGTGACGACAGCCATCCCATTGATATCGTCAGCATGGTTATGATAGGACTCTCTAGTTGCCCAATCGGTAACTCGGCTATCTCGGGCAAAATTGGGGTCAGATGCAGCAGATCCTGCTTTTCCCCAGTTCTCTTTTTTAAGTTCTTGTATCAACACTTGTATTTTGTCAGGGACAATTTGTAATTCTTGAGTCGTTAATTCTGTTATCTTATAGATGAGTTCTTTTTTCTGCACTTTGGTCATGGTTGGCCATGTATTCAGTGTAATTAATGGCATGTTGATTACCTCCTCTTTGATTCGTAATTACTTGTTTAATATAGAGCGCAAAGCTTTAACGATTAATTCGTGATCTTCTTCGGATGTTAAACCGGATACCGTGATGATCCCAATAATCCCGCTTCCTTGCACTACGATGGGAAAACCGCCACCATACGGTCCGTAAATCGAGGCATCCAAAAGATTTCTATCATTATAAGTGATGCCGGTTTTTGCTCCTTCGAGTTCAAGATAATAGGAGCTATGATTACTTAGCGACACGACCCGACGTTTGCGTTCAAGCCATTCGTTATTTACCTGAGTTGTTCCTGTCATCATATAGTGGAATACTTGTACACCATGATTCGTGATATCTATAGCAATCGATTGTCCTGCTTTCTTCGCCAAATCGATTATTTTTAACCCTAATTCAAGTGCATCTTCATTCGTAAAGGAGGCGTATTGCAACGTTTCCTCTTCCTGTATTACCATTTCCAATTTTTGATCAAAAGATTCGATACTCATATCAATCACCTCAGGTGTATTAGGATGTAATTTTCTCTTCAGAGAATCTTCTTTCTAGTTCTTCTGTATTTAGTAATACATCTTCTCGATGGGGATATTTATTATCAATATGTCTTTCTCCCCATGTGCACAATGAGTCTAAAATGTCTGAAAGGCTCAATCCATACTCTGTTAGTGAATATTCAACTCTAGGTGGAACTTGATTATAAATTTCTCTACGAATGATCCCATCGTTCTCAAGTTCCCGTAATTGTTGTGTGAGCATTTTTTGTGTAATCCCAGGCATCAAGCGCTTGAGTTGCCCCGTTCGTCTTGTCCCTTTCGTTAAATAACATAAAATAACGACCTTCCATTTTCCCCCAATGACCTCTAAAGCAGCTTCTACAGGAATATTATATTTCATTATATTGACTTCCTCCTTTTCAGACACTGATTTTATGTGGTGGGAAATGCTGCAATACGTATTCTCCTAGTTCATGAATGACCTCATCAGCTGGTCGAGGACTGTCAAATAAAGCAAAAAAGAGATGATTAACGCCAATCTTTCTGTATAAATGAAGAAGCTCAATCAATTTATTGCGTCCGACCCGAAAACCTAGCCGAATGGGGGTTGCGTATTCATCAGGGTCTTCCGCCAAATCAAGATGCATGGGCATGCTGAAAGGTCGAAATACGGATTGATTTTGGCGAGAAGCTGATTCTCGCCATGCATGGATAGCATCTATCTGTCTTCCGGGTGCCTGTGGGTAATACATCCATCCGTCACCGTTCAATCCAATCCAATCCAAATCTTGCTGGGCAAATCCGGTTATCAATGTGGGGATTTTCTGTTTTAGTTTCGGTACGAGTGTCGCTTGTTCGATAACCCCATAACGTGAGTCGATTGATGGAAAAGACTCATAAAGTGCCTTTTCGAGATAGGATAATGCTTCTCGGAACTGAGCGCCTCGACTCGGATGGTCGACTCCAAGCCCTTTGAAATCAGCCCGCCGATCTCCTGAAGAAACACCCATGATCAGTCTTTCGGGAAATAGTGCTTCGATCGTGGCAACTTCTTTAGCCAGCCTTAGTGGATGACGCAAAGGGAGTACCAACGCAGATGTTCCAAGAGCGATTTGTTTCGTCTGGCTGAGCAAATGTGTCCCGTAAATCAAAATATCATAAATTTGACCGACTGCAGGATCTCCGAAATTCGGATCGTCTAGTATCACATCTCTGAGCCACAGCGTTGTAAATCCGTATGTCTCAGCAGCTTGTGCTAACTCTATTTGGCGAGCCATCGTCGGCGTTTCCATATTATAGTTTTCTAATGGAATATGGAGTCCAAGTGTTAATTCGCCTTCTCTGAATGTTCTTTGGTAAGTTTGATGATACTCAAACATGTGAACGATCCCTCCATTATTTTTTTTCTAGTTTGGCAGAAATACCTGTGAGTATGATTGCTAGGATAACCATTAGCGCACCGATCCAAGGCGTATGCACCAGCCCCATCGATCCTATGACAACCCCGCCGATGACCGAACCCACTGCAATACCGATGTTGAATGCTGCAATATTAATCGCTGAAGCAACGTCTACAGCTGAAGGTACGTATTTTTCGGCAAGTTGAACAATATATAATTGCAGACCTGGTACGTTCATGAAAGCAAGCAGTCCCATTAAGATAACGCCAATGATACCTGCCACTTTATATGGTGCAAGGAATGTCAAAAGGATTAGAACTGCCGCTTGAACAATAAACATCCAGAATAAAGCACGAATCGGATTCTTGTTAGCAAATTTCCCTCCAATGGAGTTACCTAATGCGACAGCAGCACCATAAGCGATTAAGATGATATTAATCATCCCTTGGCTTACTCCGGTCACATCGTGAAGGAGTGGCGTTAAATACGTAAAAGCGACAAATGTGCCTCCGTAACCGAGTGCCGTAATCAAAAAGCCCAAAATCAATCTTCCATTTGTGAGCAATCGGAACATATCAGAGAACTTGGCAGGAGGAGATTGTTTCAGATTTTTAGGGATCAATATGGCGCTAGAAATGATTGCAATAACACCGAACAGTGCAACACACCAAAATGTCGCTCTCCAGCTAAAGGCTTGTCCGATATATGTTCCCAAAGGAACACCCGTAACAATAGCGATCGTCAGACCAGTGAACATGAGTGCAATTGCACTACCTTTTTTTCCTGGAGGGACTAACTGAACAGCGATTGTCGATCCGATGGAGAAAAAGACACCATGAGAAAATGCTGTGACAAAACGTGCAATGAGAAGTACTTCAAATGACTGTGAAAGTGCAGCGACAGCATTACCGATAATAAAGACGACCATCAAAGACATGAGCAGTGACTTGCGACTCATTCGGTTGGTTAGTGCTGTGAGTATAGGAGCTCCTACAGCAACTCCAAGCGCATAACCTGAGATAAGAAGGCCAGCTAAAGTGATACTGATATTTAAATCATTCGAGATGGATGAAAGTAGACCCACAGGAACAAACTCCGTTGTTCCAATGCCGAATGCACTTATAGCGAGGGCAAGCAGCCCGTAGGTACCTGACTTTGGCGCTGATTTTGAAATCGTATGATTCATAATTCCTCCTGAAGTTAATTTATTATGAATTGAAGTAAGCTTAAGTGTCCTTCACTTCATGAATGCTAGTATAAGACTGTTAAATCAATCTGATAAGTACGTACTTTTTAGGTATATAGGTACTTAAAAGTGCCTATAGAGGGGGGAGGGGTGTTGAAAAAAAAGTTCCAGATTGAAAAGGCATAAGGCACTTTTTAGTACCTATAGCACAAAAAAGTACGTACTTTTATTCTGTATTGTCCTGTAACATAATATATTTTGCCGGCGAGGTTAAGGCAGACTTTTAGTTTAGGAGGAATTAACAATGATAAAGAATTTGCAGGATACAGTGACGCTACACAACGGTGTAAAAATGCCGGGATTTGGTCTTGGAGTATTTAAAGTAGAAGAGGGTCCGGAGCTCGTAAATGCCGTTAAAGTAGCCATCAAGCATGGTTACCGTAGTATCGATACAGCAGCGATTTATGGAAATGAAGAAGGAGTAGGTCAAGGCATCCGAGAAGGTCTACAAGAAGCAGGGATCTCAAGAGAAGAGGTATTTGTCACTTCAAAAGTATGGAATGCTGATTTAGGCTATGAATCGACAATCGCAGCTTATGAGACAAGCCTAAAAAAACTTGGGTTAGAGTATCTAGACCTTTATCTTATTCATTGGCCTGTTGAAGGAAAATACAAAGAAGCATGGCGTGCATTAGAAACCCTTTATAAAGAAGGACGGGTCAAAGCAATTGGTGTAAGTAATTTCCAAATTCACCATCTTGAAAACATAATGAAAGATGCAGAGATTAAACCGGTAATCAATCAGGTGGAATGTCATCCACGTCTTACACAAAAAGAGCTTCAAGCATTTTGTGAACAACATGGCATCCAACTGGAAGCCTGGTCTCCATTGATGCAAGGCGAACTATTAGATAATGAAGTTTTGACCACCATTGCCGCTAAATATAATAAATCTGTAGCCCAAGTGATTTTACGTTGGGATATTCAGAATGGCATTATTACGATTCCAAAATCAACGAAAGAGCATCGTATTGTAGAAAATGCTGCTATTTTTGACTTTGAACTAACAAAAGAAGATATGAAACGCATTGATGAATTGAATCAAAATCACCGTGTAGGTCCAGATCCTGACAATTTTGATTTTTAATTAACTATCTGATAACACAAAAAGCCGCATAATTGCGGCTTTTTGTGTTATGTAGCAGTCTAGACGGAAGCAATCATAACCTTAACTTCACAATCCTTGAAAATTTTTTCAAATGGTTGTTCTGGCTCGGTATCTGTAACTAGAATATCGATTTGATCGAATTGACAAACACGGTGAAACAAACTTTTTTCAAATTTGCTTGAATCTGCAAGCAAAATAACCTGGTTTGCTCTTTTTATCATCTCTCTTTTCATATAAGCTTCTTCTACGGTAGGAGCGAACACGCCTTCGAGTGAAACCCCGCATGCACCTAAGAACAATTTATCTACTTTGATATCGGAGAGCATTTCGATTGCACGAGGGCCGAATGCGTATCGATGCCACGTATTTAGTTCTCCACCCAACAAATGGGTGGTGGTTTCAGGTTTGTCGCACAGGATAGCAGCAATGTCGATGGAATTGGTCACAATAACGTTATTTTGGGTTGTTATAAATTCGGAGGTAAATTGTGTAGTTGTTCCTGCATCCATTAGGAGATAGTCCCCGTCCTGTATAGTGGAAGCAGCCACATGAGCAATTCGGCGTTTATTCTCCGCGTTTTGTAATCGATTTTTATAGCTGTTTATATGCTTGGTAAGAGAAGGCAACATGGCTCCGCCTCGAATTCGAACGATTACGCCATCCTGCTCCATTTTCACCATATCGCG
Proteins encoded:
- a CDS encoding TIGR03571 family LLM class oxidoreductase → MFEYHQTYQRTFREGELTLGLHIPLENYNMETPTMARQIELAQAAETYGFTTLWLRDVILDDPNFGDPAVGQIYDILIYGTHLLSQTKQIALGTSALVLPLRHPLRLAKEVATIEALFPERLIMGVSSGDRRADFKGLGVDHPSRGAQFREALSYLEKALYESFPSIDSRYGVIEQATLVPKLKQKIPTLITGFAQQDLDWIGLNGDGWMYYPQAPGRQIDAIHAWRESASRQNQSVFRPFSMPMHLDLAEDPDEYATPIRLGFRVGRNKLIELLHLYRKIGVNHLFFALFDSPRPADEVIHELGEYVLQHFPPHKISV
- a CDS encoding DinB family protein, translating into MNKEIIINEKLSIIEWSNSLKNISNELWFKAFHDGSWGTADVISHFISWDQFIIDNRIPYILKGESPPNISVNVEMINKGAINYARSGIMKEELINKFISVRKELVSIIAAIPAEKFNLPFPGKEHMTLNEYFVGMVNHDLKHKEQILSFLKNEEMKFILIQ
- a CDS encoding MFS transporter, whose product is MNHTISKSAPKSGTYGLLALAISAFGIGTTEFVPVGLLSSISNDLNISITLAGLLISGYALGVAVGAPILTALTNRMSRKSLLMSLMVVFIIGNAVAALSQSFEVLLIARFVTAFSHGVFFSIGSTIAVQLVPPGKKGSAIALMFTGLTIAIVTGVPLGTYIGQAFSWRATFWCVALFGVIAIISSAILIPKNLKQSPPAKFSDMFRLLTNGRLILGFLITALGYGGTFVAFTYLTPLLHDVTGVSQGMINIILIAYGAAVALGNSIGGKFANKNPIRALFWMFIVQAAVLILLTFLAPYKVAGIIGVILMGLLAFMNVPGLQLYIVQLAEKYVPSAVDVASAINIAAFNIGIAVGSVIGGVVIGSMGLVHTPWIGALMVILAIILTGISAKLEKK
- a CDS encoding winged helix-turn-helix transcriptional regulator, encoding MMKYNIPVEAALEVIGGKWKVVILCYLTKGTRRTGQLKRLMPGITQKMLTQQLRELENDGIIRREIYNQVPPRVEYSLTEYGLSLSDILDSLCTWGERHIDNKYPHREDVLLNTEELERRFSEEKITS
- a CDS encoding aldo/keto reductase; translated protein: MIKNLQDTVTLHNGVKMPGFGLGVFKVEEGPELVNAVKVAIKHGYRSIDTAAIYGNEEGVGQGIREGLQEAGISREEVFVTSKVWNADLGYESTIAAYETSLKKLGLEYLDLYLIHWPVEGKYKEAWRALETLYKEGRVKAIGVSNFQIHHLENIMKDAEIKPVINQVECHPRLTQKELQAFCEQHGIQLEAWSPLMQGELLDNEVLTTIAAKYNKSVAQVILRWDIQNGIITIPKSTKEHRIVENAAIFDFELTKEDMKRIDELNQNHRVGPDPDNFDF
- a CDS encoding SDR family NAD(P)-dependent oxidoreductase — encoded protein: MQLHLQGKTALVTGSTAGIGKAIAASLAAEGANVLINGRSEEKVMNTIQDIQGQYAGARLESVVADLGTDQGCQQVIEKYADVDILINNLGIFEAAEYFNIPDEDWFRFFEVNIMSGVRLSRHYLNRMIQKNNEGRVIFIASEAAIMPSQEMAHYSATKTMQLSISRSLAELAKGTNVTVNTVMPGSTLTEGVEAWLKTLYPNEKMTVEETEKRFMRENRPTSIIQRLIRPEEIANLVTFLSSPLSSAINGSAYRIDGGLVRSVF
- a CDS encoding winged helix-turn-helix transcriptional regulator, whose amino-acid sequence is MKRSDPKSHCPINFSLEAFGDNWSLLILRDIVYFGKNTYGEFIESEERISSNILASRLAHLELKGILVKKTHATDKRKEVYFLTNKGLDLIPILLELAGWGAQYDPETDAPQNWISAVKADRESMIKLIRDTVRNGGSIFSGPDSVVSKLAIT
- a CDS encoding heme-degrading domain-containing protein, translating into MSIESFDQKLEMVIQEEETLQYASFTNEDALELGLKIIDLAKKAGQSIAIDITNHGVQVFHYMMTGTTQVNNEWLERKRRVVSLSNHSSYYLELEGAKTGITYNDRNLLDASIYGPYGGGFPIVVQGSGIIGIITVSGLTSEEDHELIVKALRSILNK
- a CDS encoding DeoR/GlpR family DNA-binding transcription regulator; the protein is MNQEERIKSILDYLKSHMKISMEEICSLYEVSYDTARRDMVKMEQDGVIVRIRGGAMLPSLTKHINSYKNRLQNAENKRRIAHVAASTIQDGDYLLMDAGTTTQFTSEFITTQNNVIVTNSIDIAAILCDKPETTTHLLGGELNTWHRYAFGPRAIEMLSDIKVDKLFLGACGVSLEGVFAPTVEEAYMKREMIKRANQVILLADSSKFEKSLFHRVCQFDQIDILVTDTEPEQPFEKIFKDCEVKVMIASV